One part of the Deltaproteobacteria bacterium genome encodes these proteins:
- a CDS encoding DUF2173 family protein, whose amino-acid sequence MATIDDLVKVSGVVIAFAFAPDGTLAQYKANVEAPPELAAMAAQFCASITMNFNTLAGAFTKLNAMPWMPQQGWAYSGGQYTCVVGDGGYRGVFAETAKADFNRLFSTLIGNP is encoded by the coding sequence ATGGCAACCATAGATGACCTTGTAAAAGTCAGCGGCGTGGTTATCGCCTTTGCATTTGCCCCCGATGGGACACTGGCACAGTATAAGGCGAACGTGGAAGCGCCACCCGAGTTGGCAGCGATGGCAGCGCAGTTTTGCGCATCCATCACCATGAACTTCAACACCCTGGCCGGGGCATTCACGAAGCTGAATGCCATGCCCTGGATGCCTCAACAGGGATGGGCGTACTCCGGCGGTCAGTACACGTGCGTTGTAGGCGATGGTGGGTACAGGGGCGTGTTCGCCGAGACTGCAAAGGCAGATTTCAATCGGCTGTTCAGCACGCTGATCGGAAATCCCTGA
- a CDS encoding thioesterase yields the protein MKNTLKEGLEYTHRYRVPETKTVPHIYRESKPFQEIPRVFATGYMVALMEWACAEAMVPHLEPGECSVGVDVNVTHTAATPPGMEVTVYVRCTGVDGLRSKWEIVARDEVDEIGRGTHERFTVNIDRFNARVAKKIDQASNVAQVR from the coding sequence ATGAAGAACACATTGAAGGAAGGATTGGAGTACACACACCGGTATAGGGTCCCGGAAACCAAGACGGTCCCCCATATTTACCGGGAGTCCAAGCCGTTCCAGGAGATTCCGAGGGTGTTTGCCACGGGCTACATGGTCGCTCTCATGGAATGGGCCTGTGCGGAGGCTATGGTGCCCCACCTGGAGCCGGGGGAGTGCAGCGTCGGAGTCGATGTGAACGTTACCCACACTGCGGCGACCCCGCCCGGGATGGAAGTGACTGTCTACGTGCGGTGCACCGGGGTTGATGGGCTGCGCTCGAAATGGGAGATTGTCGCACGGGATGAGGTCGATGAGATCGGAAGGGGAACACACGAGAGATTTACGGTCAATATCGACAGGTTCAATGCCCGGGTTGCAAAAAAAATTGACCAGGCCTCAAATGTTGCCCAGGTACGTTGA